The following are from one region of the Stigmatella ashevillena genome:
- a CDS encoding xanthine dehydrogenase family protein molybdopterin-binding subunit produces the protein MKASTRLLGQPVSRVDGRAKVTGEARYAAEFHVPGLIYGQVVSSTIARGRIKKIDASEALQLQGVLQVFTHENRPRLAWFDRSYRDDDSPSGSPFRPLADDKIVYSGQPIALVVAETFELARHAASLVRIEYEVHSHETDLRARRDKAYVPAQGKDGFEPPPKPRGHADKAFAKAAVQIDAEYESAVEHHNPMEPHASTVIYGDDGSLTIYDKTQGVQNSQKYVSNVFNLSKDEVHILSPFVGGAFGSGLRPQYQLFMAVMAARELKRSVRVSLTRQQMFTFGHRPATLQRVALGAAQDGTLEAVIHEAVGETSRFEDYIEVVVNWAGMLYQCDNVRLDYKVAQLDCYTPLDMRAPGAVLGVYALECAMDELAHRAGLDPLALRLKNYAERDQNKDKPFSSKELRACYHQGAERFGWARRSPAPRSMREGKQLVGWGMATGIWDAMQQPSSAKAVLSIDGKLTVSSATSDIGTGTYTVMTQIAAETLGLRIQDVTFKLGDSSLPMAPMEGGSWTVASVGSAVKEACEKVREHLFKFARKVEGSPLAKARPEEVVFTEGCIRLAAEPDKAVTLTQAMRQGGVLSLEEEALAVPDPKQLQYTRSTHSAVFAEVKVDEDFGTVRVTRVVSAIAGGRILNPKTARSQILGAVVWGIGMALEEETAIDQTLGRFMNHNLAEYHVPVHADVRGIEVLFVDEDDSIVNPLGAKGLGEIGIVGVAAAIANAVFHATGKRVRSLPITLDKLL, from the coding sequence ATGAAGGCATCCACTCGATTGCTTGGACAACCGGTCAGTCGCGTGGATGGCCGTGCCAAGGTGACCGGCGAGGCCAGGTACGCCGCGGAGTTCCATGTCCCTGGTTTGATCTATGGCCAGGTGGTGTCGAGCACCATCGCCCGGGGGCGCATCAAGAAGATCGACGCGAGCGAGGCGCTTCAGCTCCAAGGGGTGTTACAGGTCTTCACCCACGAAAACCGGCCCCGGCTTGCTTGGTTTGATCGCAGCTATCGGGATGATGACTCTCCCTCGGGCTCGCCCTTCCGGCCGCTCGCGGATGACAAGATCGTCTACAGCGGCCAGCCCATCGCGCTCGTCGTCGCCGAGACGTTCGAGCTTGCGCGCCATGCGGCGTCGCTCGTCCGGATCGAATACGAGGTGCATTCTCACGAGACGGATTTGCGCGCCCGGCGGGACAAGGCTTATGTGCCCGCACAGGGGAAGGACGGCTTCGAGCCACCACCCAAGCCCAGGGGACATGCGGACAAGGCTTTCGCCAAGGCCGCGGTCCAGATCGATGCGGAATATGAGTCCGCCGTCGAGCATCACAATCCGATGGAGCCACACGCGTCGACGGTCATTTATGGAGACGATGGCTCTCTCACCATCTACGACAAGACCCAGGGCGTTCAGAACAGTCAGAAATACGTCTCGAACGTGTTCAACCTCTCGAAAGACGAGGTGCACATTCTGTCACCTTTTGTCGGAGGGGCTTTTGGCTCTGGTTTGAGGCCGCAGTACCAACTGTTCATGGCGGTCATGGCGGCGCGCGAGTTGAAGCGCTCCGTGCGTGTGTCGCTCACGCGCCAGCAGATGTTTACCTTTGGCCACCGGCCCGCGACCCTTCAAAGGGTCGCGCTCGGGGCCGCTCAGGATGGGACGCTGGAGGCCGTCATTCATGAGGCGGTCGGCGAGACGTCGCGATTCGAGGACTACATCGAAGTGGTCGTCAATTGGGCTGGAATGCTCTACCAATGCGACAACGTCAGGCTCGACTACAAGGTCGCTCAGCTCGACTGCTACACCCCTCTGGACATGCGCGCCCCGGGAGCTGTCCTCGGCGTCTATGCCTTGGAATGCGCGATGGACGAGTTGGCCCATCGAGCAGGGTTGGATCCGCTCGCACTGCGCCTCAAGAACTACGCCGAGCGGGACCAGAACAAAGACAAACCCTTTTCAAGCAAGGAACTGCGCGCTTGCTACCACCAGGGCGCCGAGCGGTTTGGTTGGGCCAGAAGAAGCCCCGCCCCGCGCTCGATGCGTGAGGGCAAGCAGCTCGTGGGGTGGGGCATGGCCACCGGCATCTGGGACGCCATGCAGCAGCCCTCGAGCGCGAAGGCGGTCCTGAGCATCGATGGCAAGCTCACCGTCAGCAGTGCCACCTCTGACATTGGCACAGGCACCTACACGGTCATGACCCAGATCGCCGCCGAGACGCTCGGCCTGCGCATCCAGGACGTGACGTTCAAGCTCGGCGATTCCTCGCTGCCCATGGCGCCCATGGAAGGAGGCTCCTGGACCGTGGCCTCCGTGGGCTCGGCGGTGAAGGAGGCCTGCGAGAAGGTGCGTGAGCATCTGTTCAAGTTCGCCCGGAAGGTGGAGGGCTCTCCCCTGGCAAAGGCCCGTCCGGAAGAGGTGGTGTTCACAGAGGGGTGCATCCGGCTGGCCGCGGAGCCGGACAAGGCTGTGACGCTTACCCAGGCCATGCGGCAGGGGGGCGTTCTCAGCTTGGAAGAAGAGGCCTTGGCCGTTCCTGATCCCAAGCAGTTGCAATACACACGGAGCACGCACTCCGCCGTGTTTGCCGAGGTGAAGGTGGACGAGGACTTCGGCACGGTGCGGGTGACCCGTGTCGTCAGTGCCATCGCGGGGGGACGGATTCTCAATCCGAAGACCGCTCGCAGCCAGATTCTCGGCGCCGTCGTCTGGGGCATTGGCATGGCGCTGGAGGAGGAGACCGCCATTGACCAGACGCTGGGCCGGTTCATGAATCACAACCTGGCCGAATACCATGTCCCCGTGCACGCGGACGTGCGCGGCATCGAGGTGCTCTTCGTCGACGAGGACGACTCCATCGTCAATCCCTTGGGAGCAAAAGGGCTCGGAGAGATTGGCATTGTCGGTGTGGCGGCCGCCATTGCCAATGCCGTGTTCCATGCGACGGGAAAGCGTGTCCGGAGCTTGCCGATCACGCTCGACAAGTTGTTGTAG
- a CDS encoding cytochrome P450, whose amino-acid sequence MSLEHTKREAQPSTEFDPFTSEFDVNPYPMLEKLRAQPALPYWETGHGWLLSRYEDAIAVLRDSKRFTANRAVWEFDAELGLTTQIPELQNLSKYGLFALASADHARVRKLVSPALTPRAIERLRPEIQAIVDEILDGVEAKGTLNVVTEVAARIPARVIGSMLKIPKGREALFQRFTEAMIKSFVPGLVCAKEMEAMRPDIAEGLNLVRETVEDRRRHPLEEDILTTLIRTEERGDSLSAQELLSLVAALIVGGFETTVHLISFTVYNLLQRPEVLAQVKAEPGLTRNVIEEVLRFDNFGKTGLARYALEDVALSGVTIKKGQLVLVMLGSALRDEGTFSSADVFDVRRNTNASLAFGHGAHYCIGASLARLEVQLTVSTLVQRFPQMKLLAQPSFGPHPVLRKMESLEVQLRPR is encoded by the coding sequence ATGTCGCTTGAGCACACGAAGCGCGAGGCGCAGCCTTCCACGGAGTTCGATCCCTTCACCTCCGAGTTCGATGTGAACCCGTATCCCATGCTGGAGAAGCTCCGGGCCCAACCGGCGCTTCCCTACTGGGAAACGGGCCATGGCTGGCTGCTCAGCCGGTACGAAGACGCCATCGCGGTGCTCCGGGACAGCAAGCGGTTCACGGCGAACCGGGCTGTGTGGGAGTTTGACGCGGAGTTGGGCCTTACCACCCAGATTCCCGAGCTTCAGAATCTGAGCAAGTACGGTCTGTTCGCGCTCGCGAGCGCGGATCACGCCCGGGTGCGCAAGCTCGTCAGCCCCGCGCTCACTCCCCGGGCCATCGAGCGGCTACGGCCAGAGATCCAAGCCATCGTGGACGAGATCCTGGATGGGGTGGAGGCCAAGGGCACCCTCAACGTGGTGACCGAAGTCGCCGCTCGGATTCCTGCCCGGGTGATCGGCTCGATGCTGAAGATTCCCAAAGGGCGCGAGGCGCTGTTCCAGCGGTTCACGGAGGCGATGATCAAGAGCTTCGTTCCGGGTCTGGTCTGTGCCAAGGAGATGGAGGCGATGCGGCCCGACATCGCCGAAGGGCTCAACCTGGTGCGTGAGACGGTGGAGGACCGGCGCCGTCATCCGTTGGAGGAGGACATCCTCACCACGCTCATCCGGACCGAGGAGCGGGGGGACTCGCTCAGCGCTCAGGAACTCCTCTCGCTGGTGGCCGCGCTCATCGTGGGCGGCTTCGAGACCACCGTTCATCTGATCAGCTTCACCGTGTACAACCTCCTGCAGCGGCCCGAGGTGTTGGCCCAGGTGAAGGCCGAGCCCGGGCTCACACGGAACGTGATTGAAGAGGTGCTGCGTTTCGACAACTTCGGGAAGACGGGGCTTGCCCGCTATGCCCTGGAGGACGTGGCGCTCTCAGGGGTGACCATCAAGAAGGGACAGTTGGTCCTGGTCATGTTGGGCAGTGCGCTGCGCGATGAGGGCACGTTCTCCAGCGCCGACGTCTTCGATGTGCGCCGGAACACGAACGCGAGCCTCGCCTTCGGACACGGGGCGCACTACTGCATCGGGGCGAGCCTGGCGCGCCTCGAGGTGCAGCTCACCGTGAGTACGCTCGTCCAGCGGTTTCCGCAGATGAAGCTCCTGGCGCAGCCTTCTTTCGGGCCACACCCGGTGCTTCGCAAGATGGAGTCGCTCGAGGTCCAACTGCGCCCTCGATAG
- a CDS encoding FAD binding domain-containing protein, which yields MNRFSYIRAENVVGAVSTARKNPQAQFIGGGTNLLDLMKENVARPSHLVDITRLPLRHIEETSQGGLRIGALVTNSAVAYNAQVELRYPLLAKAILAGASPQLRNMATTGGNLLQRTRCYYFYDTGTPCNKREPGAGCGAMGGFNRIHAILGTSDQCIATHPSDMCVALAALAAVIRVTGKEGERSIPFSEFHRLPGDTPHLDTNLQPGELITAVELPREGFATHHAYLKVRDRASYAFALVSVAAALELNEGRVQEVRLALGGVAHKPWRDTEAEALLRGKPATLENFQAVAEAIVQGAKGFGHNHFKIELAKRTVVRALAQAAGMEQPS from the coding sequence ATGAACCGCTTTTCCTATATTCGCGCAGAGAACGTCGTCGGCGCGGTGAGCACGGCCAGGAAAAACCCCCAGGCCCAGTTCATCGGAGGGGGAACGAACCTCCTCGACCTGATGAAGGAGAATGTCGCCCGGCCCAGCCACCTGGTGGACATCACGCGGCTGCCCTTGCGCCACATCGAGGAGACCTCGCAGGGGGGCCTGCGAATCGGGGCCCTCGTGACGAACTCGGCGGTCGCCTACAACGCGCAGGTCGAACTGCGGTACCCGCTGCTTGCGAAGGCCATCCTGGCCGGTGCCTCTCCGCAGTTGCGCAACATGGCGACGACGGGGGGCAACCTGCTCCAGCGCACGCGCTGCTATTACTTCTATGACACGGGGACGCCCTGCAACAAACGCGAACCTGGCGCGGGTTGTGGGGCGATGGGTGGCTTCAACCGCATCCACGCCATCCTGGGGACGAGTGATCAATGCATCGCGACACACCCCTCGGACATGTGTGTGGCGCTCGCGGCGCTGGCCGCGGTCATCCGGGTGACTGGAAAGGAGGGGGAGCGCTCGATTCCCTTCTCCGAGTTTCATCGGCTTCCGGGGGATACCCCTCACCTGGACACGAACCTGCAACCCGGCGAACTCATCACCGCCGTGGAACTGCCTCGAGAGGGCTTTGCCACGCACCACGCCTACCTCAAGGTCCGGGATCGTGCGTCGTACGCGTTTGCCCTTGTCTCAGTGGCCGCCGCGCTCGAACTGAACGAGGGTCGGGTCCAAGAGGTCCGGCTGGCGTTGGGAGGCGTGGCCCACAAACCCTGGCGCGACACGGAAGCCGAAGCCCTCTTGCGTGGAAAGCCCGCCACGCTGGAGAACTTTCAAGCCGTGGCCGAGGCGATCGTCCAGGGGGCGAAAGGGTTTGGCCATAATCACTTCAAGATCGAGTTGGCGAAGCGCACCGTGGTGCGTGCCCTGGCGCAGGCTGCCGGAATGGAGCAGCCCTCATGA
- a CDS encoding ferredoxin encodes MKLVIDGDRCEANGVCVRAAPEAFFLDEKDSLHLLQEAVTPGLRAKVAQAVRACPRQALSFTVDAPAQKEGADVA; translated from the coding sequence ATGAAGCTTGTGATTGATGGGGATCGCTGTGAGGCCAACGGTGTCTGCGTCCGCGCGGCGCCGGAGGCCTTCTTCCTGGATGAGAAGGACTCCTTGCACCTTCTGCAGGAGGCGGTGACGCCGGGGCTGCGTGCCAAGGTGGCTCAAGCGGTGCGAGCGTGTCCGCGTCAGGCGCTCTCATTCACCGTGGACGCTCCCGCCCAGAAGGAGGGTGCCGATGTCGCTTGA
- a CDS encoding sigma 54-interacting transcriptional regulator: MLASRRVPEYQDDEQESSDPTATLRRAKSGRVRLKLLVLSGSEAGSSHALTRSEYTVGKAPTCDIVLSDKTISRQHLKLEVREEHVLAIDLDSRNGSFCEGLRFSQLELRPGSVITLGTTELKLVPEDTRERSLLLSKKDRFGGLVGNSRKMREAFTLLERMAPGGADVLIQGETGTGKDVCAETLHQQSQRSQGPFVIVDLAGVAPTLIESELFGHVKGAFTGALADRAGAFERANGGTVFLDEVGELPLELQPRLLRVLERRQIKRVGSNDYRTVSTRVITATHVDLEEAVKAGKFRRDLFHRLAVLRVTLPPLRERPDDIPLLIDTMLERMGRPPSALSDQTRALLAQYPWPGNVRELRNVVEQVVNLGEDALPEMEALSGETALPKAGAASDMDLPFKEAKERLIEGFERDYLRGLIERCEGNISRASREAGIDRVYLRKLLRKHGLEDRAGASADDKGPRGQ, from the coding sequence GTGTTAGCATCCCGCCGCGTGCCGGAGTATCAAGACGACGAGCAGGAATCTTCTGATCCCACCGCAACCCTTCGCCGGGCCAAGTCCGGCCGGGTGCGGTTGAAGCTGTTGGTGCTCTCGGGCTCTGAGGCGGGCAGCAGCCACGCCCTCACTCGCTCCGAGTATACGGTGGGCAAAGCGCCCACCTGCGACATCGTCTTGAGTGACAAGACCATCTCGCGCCAGCACCTGAAGCTGGAGGTTCGCGAGGAGCACGTGCTGGCGATCGATCTGGATTCGCGCAACGGCTCCTTTTGCGAGGGGCTGCGCTTCTCCCAGTTGGAGCTGCGCCCGGGCAGCGTCATCACCCTGGGCACCACGGAGCTCAAGCTGGTGCCGGAGGACACCCGGGAGCGCTCGCTGCTCCTCTCGAAGAAGGATCGCTTCGGGGGCTTGGTGGGCAACAGCCGCAAGATGCGTGAGGCCTTCACCTTGCTGGAGCGCATGGCTCCCGGCGGCGCGGATGTGCTCATTCAAGGCGAGACGGGCACGGGCAAGGATGTGTGCGCCGAGACGCTGCACCAGCAGAGCCAGCGCAGCCAGGGGCCTTTCGTCATCGTGGACCTCGCGGGCGTGGCCCCCACGCTCATTGAGTCGGAGCTGTTTGGCCATGTGAAGGGCGCCTTCACCGGGGCCCTGGCGGACCGGGCTGGGGCCTTCGAGCGCGCGAACGGCGGCACCGTCTTCCTGGATGAAGTGGGTGAGCTGCCCCTGGAGCTTCAGCCCCGGTTGCTGCGCGTGCTGGAGCGCCGCCAGATCAAGCGGGTGGGCTCCAACGACTACCGCACCGTAAGCACCCGGGTGATCACCGCGACGCACGTGGACCTGGAAGAGGCGGTGAAGGCGGGCAAGTTCCGCAGGGACCTGTTCCACCGGCTCGCGGTGCTCCGCGTCACGTTGCCGCCCCTGCGCGAGCGGCCCGACGACATTCCCCTGCTCATCGACACCATGCTGGAGCGGATGGGGCGGCCTCCCAGCGCCCTGTCGGACCAGACGCGGGCGTTGTTGGCCCAGTACCCGTGGCCGGGCAATGTGCGCGAGCTGCGCAACGTGGTGGAGCAGGTGGTGAACCTGGGCGAGGACGCCCTGCCGGAGATGGAGGCCCTCTCGGGCGAGACCGCCCTTCCCAAGGCAGGGGCCGCCTCCGACATGGACCTTCCCTTCAAAGAGGCCAAGGAGCGCCTCATTGAAGGGTTCGAGCGCGACTACCTCCGGGGCCTGATCGAACGCTGCGAAGGCAACATCTCCCGGGCCTCGCGGGAGGCGGGAATCGACCGCGTCTATCTGCGGAAGCTGCTGCGCAAGCACGGCCTCGAGGACCGTGCCGGAGCCTCGGCGGACGACAAAGGTCCCCGAGGACAATGA
- a CDS encoding (2Fe-2S)-binding protein, which produces METSAQRISLKINGAETQLDVAPWTTLLDLLRESLQLTGTKKGCDHGQCGACTVLLDGQRINSCLTLAVMKDGASVTTVEGLAQGEALHPVQEAFIEQDAFQCGYCTPGQICSAVGLINEGKAKTPGDIRELMSGNLCRCGAYPNILAAIEQAMGKRQGGAGQ; this is translated from the coding sequence GTGGAGACATCAGCGCAGCGCATTTCCCTGAAGATCAACGGAGCAGAGACGCAGCTGGACGTGGCGCCGTGGACCACGTTGCTGGACCTGCTCCGCGAATCCCTTCAGCTGACCGGTACCAAGAAGGGGTGTGATCACGGCCAGTGCGGGGCCTGCACCGTCCTGCTGGATGGGCAGCGCATCAACTCCTGCCTGACGTTGGCGGTCATGAAGGACGGCGCCAGCGTCACGACGGTCGAAGGGTTGGCGCAGGGAGAGGCCTTGCACCCGGTGCAGGAGGCCTTCATCGAGCAGGACGCCTTCCAATGTGGCTATTGCACCCCGGGCCAGATCTGTTCGGCCGTGGGGTTGATCAACGAGGGCAAGGCCAAGACCCCGGGTGACATCCGTGAGTTGATGAGCGGGAACCTCTGCCGTTGCGGCGCGTACCCCAACATCCTCGCGGCGATTGAGCAGGCGATGGGCAAGCGCCAGGGGGGGGCGGGGCAATGA